A single region of the Pirellulales bacterium genome encodes:
- a CDS encoding transglutaminase family protein codes for MDYKITHTTVYSYSEKVPICHNEVHLTPREHPRQKRLTSRLAVRPQPAAIENVLDYFGNHVSYFTVEVGHERLTVTASSRVRLSELSAPLANGTPWEAIRDQMASDRSPPFLEACQFAFDSPHVATSPELSSFAAETFTPGRPWLEALLHLTRRIHTEFRYDKTATTISTPLDEVLRHRRGVCQDFAHLEIGCLRSLGLPARYVSGYLVTAPPPGQPRLVGADASHAWVSAFSPDYGWIDVDPTNDQIPSTRHITLAWGRDYSDVAPIKGVFIGGGRHGMSVSVDVAPVSGDGEA; via the coding sequence ATGGACTATAAAATCACGCATACCACCGTCTACTCCTACAGCGAAAAGGTGCCGATCTGTCACAATGAGGTGCATCTGACGCCTCGAGAGCATCCGCGGCAGAAGCGCTTGACCAGCCGTTTGGCCGTTCGCCCGCAGCCGGCGGCGATTGAGAACGTGCTCGATTACTTCGGAAACCACGTCAGCTACTTCACGGTCGAGGTGGGGCACGAACGGCTGACAGTGACGGCTTCGAGCCGAGTGCGGCTCAGCGAACTATCGGCGCCGCTGGCGAACGGAACGCCCTGGGAGGCGATCCGCGACCAGATGGCGTCCGACCGCAGCCCGCCCTTTCTTGAAGCCTGTCAATTCGCATTCGACTCGCCGCATGTGGCAACGTCGCCGGAATTATCCTCGTTTGCCGCGGAGACGTTTACACCCGGCCGGCCATGGCTCGAAGCGCTGTTGCATTTAACGCGCCGAATTCATACGGAGTTCCGCTACGACAAAACGGCGACCACCATCAGCACTCCGCTGGACGAAGTGCTCCGGCACCGTCGTGGCGTCTGCCAGGATTTCGCTCATCTGGAGATCGGCTGTTTGCGGTCGCTCGGCCTGCCCGCCCGCTATGTGAGCGGCTATCTGGTCACGGCCCCGCCGCCTGGGCAGCCGCGGCTCGTCGGAGCCGACGCGTCGCACGCCTGGGTGTCGGCCTTTTCGCCCGACTACGGCTGGATCGACGTGGACCCCACGAACGATCAAATCCCCTCGACTCGGCACATCACGCTCGCCTGGGGACGCGACTATAGCGACGTCGCTCCGATCAAAGGGGTATTCATCGGCGGCGGGCGGCATGGAATGAGCGTTTCGGTCGACGTCGCGCCGGTCTCCGGCGACGGCGAGGCTTGA
- a CDS encoding sodium-translocating pyrophosphatase: MKRLPTPVLAVICAGFLLAAGWQGTGATDATSPAEGASAKTSEKVELFKPLTSAEYAPAEKIALVSNVVVALAGLAYALMLVGYVRRADQGTPRMQEIAHAVREGADAYLFRQFRVVGVLIVIITGVLYWAAKTANAPQEIAVGRAVAFLVGSVFSATVGFIGMRLATVGNLRVAAAARTSFGQALQLGYRTGTITGMLTDGLGLLGGSIIFLIYGERAYEALLGFGFGGTLLALFMRVGGGIYTKAADVGADLVGKVEKDIPEDDPRNAATIADNVGDNVGDCAGMAADIFESYEVTIVAAMILGIASFGHKGVIFPLLVRAIGVIASIISTYSVKAGDKGTAAEAMKSVNRGFVIGSCISVVGFIVLGWFYLRYDNNYLTNYPQAQAAFAHRVPEKVTEGLPTWVTLGQSDLDMRPAWACLIGIILAVALNKCTEYYTGTEYSPVKSLAKSCETGHATNIIQGFAVGYESSVAAVLIIAAAILASALVFVGTTATFVAFGVAMAGIGMLTLTGNTISMDVFGPVADNANGIGEMGYNKDSNNRELQPGDPGYMPPADYKRSRQILADLDAVGNTTKAITKGIAIGSAVIAAVSLFNSFIVSVGSGGKGENVRITEDIYNLVASQLTLSNPKLFIGMLIGGAVPFLFSSMTIRAVGRAAFLIVKECRIQFRDKEIWAGTKKPDYGRVVDICTGAAQKELVGPALLALFVPLLVGFGLGTVALAGFLGGMIVTGQLLAVFMANAGGAWDNAKKTIEDEPRDMERNTGKGSEKHKASVTGDTVGDPLKDTAGPAINPLIKVMNMVSLLIIPLVLPFDTELLGKLPTVKAAITEPPSMGMFWGVIVVCVLGLVWAVWQSKRETLEMGDTQ, from the coding sequence ATGAAAAGGCTGCCGACGCCGGTTCTGGCCGTAATTTGTGCGGGTTTCTTGCTTGCGGCGGGTTGGCAAGGCACGGGAGCCACCGACGCTACCTCGCCCGCGGAAGGCGCTTCGGCGAAGACCTCCGAGAAGGTCGAACTCTTTAAGCCGCTCACCAGCGCTGAGTACGCTCCGGCGGAAAAGATCGCGCTGGTGTCTAACGTCGTGGTAGCGCTCGCCGGTTTGGCGTACGCCCTGATGTTGGTGGGCTATGTGCGGCGGGCCGATCAGGGCACGCCGCGAATGCAAGAGATCGCCCACGCCGTTCGCGAAGGGGCAGATGCCTATTTGTTTCGTCAGTTTCGCGTTGTCGGCGTACTGATCGTCATCATCACGGGCGTGCTATATTGGGCGGCCAAAACCGCTAACGCGCCCCAGGAGATCGCCGTCGGCCGGGCCGTGGCGTTTCTCGTCGGCTCGGTCTTTTCGGCCACGGTCGGCTTCATCGGCATGCGGTTGGCAACGGTCGGAAATCTTCGGGTTGCCGCCGCCGCGCGAACCAGCTTCGGCCAAGCTCTGCAACTTGGCTACCGCACCGGCACAATCACGGGCATGCTCACCGACGGCCTCGGTCTGTTGGGCGGCTCGATCATCTTCTTGATCTACGGCGAGCGAGCGTATGAGGCCCTGTTGGGCTTTGGGTTCGGCGGCACGCTGCTGGCTCTGTTCATGCGCGTCGGCGGAGGCATCTACACCAAGGCTGCCGACGTCGGGGCCGATCTGGTCGGGAAGGTCGAGAAGGACATTCCTGAAGACGATCCGCGCAACGCCGCCACGATCGCCGACAACGTGGGGGACAACGTCGGCGACTGCGCCGGCATGGCCGCCGACATCTTCGAAAGCTACGAAGTCACGATCGTCGCCGCAATGATCCTCGGCATCGCCAGCTTCGGCCATAAGGGAGTTATCTTCCCGCTCTTGGTCCGTGCCATCGGCGTCATTGCCAGCATCATCAGCACGTATAGCGTCAAGGCCGGCGACAAGGGGACTGCCGCCGAGGCGATGAAGAGCGTCAACCGCGGCTTCGTCATCGGCTCGTGCATCAGCGTGGTCGGCTTCATCGTGCTCGGCTGGTTCTACCTGCGATACGACAACAACTATCTCACCAATTATCCCCAGGCACAGGCGGCCTTTGCTCATCGAGTCCCCGAGAAAGTCACTGAGGGTCTGCCCACATGGGTTACGCTTGGCCAGTCCGACCTCGACATGCGCCCGGCCTGGGCCTGCTTGATCGGGATCATCCTGGCCGTCGCACTCAACAAATGCACCGAATACTACACCGGCACCGAGTATTCGCCGGTCAAGAGCCTCGCCAAAAGTTGCGAAACGGGGCATGCCACCAATATCATCCAAGGCTTCGCCGTCGGCTACGAGAGCAGTGTGGCGGCGGTGTTGATCATTGCCGCCGCCATCCTTGCCAGCGCTCTAGTATTTGTCGGCACTACCGCGACGTTCGTGGCCTTCGGCGTCGCCATGGCGGGCATCGGAATGCTCACGCTCACGGGCAACACGATCTCGATGGACGTGTTCGGTCCGGTGGCCGACAACGCCAACGGCATCGGCGAGATGGGCTACAACAAGGACAGCAACAACCGCGAACTCCAGCCAGGTGATCCCGGTTATATGCCGCCCGCGGATTACAAGCGATCGCGGCAGATTCTGGCCGATCTCGATGCGGTGGGGAACACGACCAAGGCGATCACCAAAGGGATTGCCATCGGCTCGGCGGTGATCGCCGCCGTTTCGCTGTTCAACAGCTTCATCGTTTCGGTCGGCTCCGGCGGCAAGGGAGAGAACGTACGGATCACCGAGGACATTTACAACCTCGTCGCTTCGCAATTGACGCTCTCCAATCCCAAGCTGTTCATCGGCATGTTGATCGGAGGCGCCGTGCCGTTCTTGTTCAGCTCGATGACGATTCGGGCGGTGGGCCGGGCGGCGTTTCTAATCGTCAAGGAATGCCGAATTCAATTCCGCGACAAGGAGATTTGGGCCGGCACAAAAAAACCCGACTACGGCCGCGTCGTCGATATCTGCACCGGCGCGGCCCAAAAGGAATTGGTTGGGCCCGCGCTATTGGCCTTGTTCGTGCCGCTGTTGGTTGGCTTCGGGCTGGGGACGGTCGCGCTCGCCGGGTTTTTGGGCGGCATGATCGTCACCGGCCAATTGCTGGCCGTGTTCATGGCCAATGCCGGCGGCGCCTGGGACAATGCCAAGAAGACGATCGAGGACGAGCCCCGCGACATGGAGCGCAACACCGGCAAGGGAAGCGAGAAGCACAAGGCGAGCGTCACTGGCGATACGGTGGGCGATCCGCTCAAGGACACTGCCGGCCCGGCCATCAATCCGCTGATCAAGGTGATGAACATGGTCAGCCTGTTGATCATCCCGCTCGTGCTCCCGTTCGACACCGAATTGCTCGGCAAGTTGCCGACTGTCAAAGCAGCCATAACCGAACCGCCGTCGATGGGCATGTTCTGGGGCGTGATTGTCGTTTGCGTGCTCGGTTTGGTATGGGCCGTTTGGCAATCGAAACGCGAAACGCTCGAAATGGGCGATACACAATAG
- the guaA gene encoding glutamine-hydrolyzing GMP synthase yields the protein MTRELSGPAIEPARISDEKVLVFDFGSQYAQLIARRVREQSVYCEIVRHDVSAERVKALAPKGIILSGGPASVYEPGAPHCDPTIFQLGIPVLGICYGMQLICEALGGRVESFPAREYGRAHVEVLSHGDLFAGVADQSEVWMSHGDQVSRVSSDFVPLARTGTCPIAAVKHRRLPIFGLQFHPEVTHTPRGTKILANFLTTVCGCAGTWRLGEFAEETIARVREQVGDRRVICGLSGGVDSSVVAALLYRAIGPQLSCILVDNGLLRKDEAESVIREFTTHFRTDLHVVQAEEKFLTALAGETNPQEKRRRIGHAFIECFTAEAARIKGAHFLAQGTLYPDVIESGAAQDGPAATIKLHHNVGGLPDKLGFELIEPLRDLFKDEVRKLGLQLGLPEEIVWRHPFPGPGLAVRCIGEVTRERLDTLRDADAIVVDEIKAARLYRQTAQVFAVLLPVQSVGVMGDARTYEDVIAVRAVETEDFMTADWSHLPYELLARISTRIINEVKGVNRVVYDISSKPPATIEWE from the coding sequence ATGACCCGCGAACTGAGCGGGCCGGCAATCGAGCCGGCGCGGATTTCCGACGAAAAGGTCCTCGTCTTCGACTTTGGCTCGCAATATGCCCAGTTGATCGCTCGGCGCGTCCGCGAGCAAAGCGTTTACTGCGAGATCGTCCGGCACGACGTCTCCGCTGAGCGGGTCAAAGCGCTGGCGCCCAAAGGGATCATCCTCTCCGGCGGTCCGGCGAGCGTCTACGAACCGGGAGCGCCGCACTGCGATCCGACGATTTTCCAGCTTGGCATTCCCGTGTTGGGAATCTGTTACGGGATGCAGTTGATTTGCGAGGCGCTCGGCGGGCGAGTCGAAAGTTTTCCGGCGCGAGAATACGGCCGCGCCCACGTCGAGGTGCTCTCGCACGGCGATCTGTTCGCCGGGGTGGCCGATCAGTCGGAAGTCTGGATGAGCCACGGGGATCAGGTGTCGCGGGTATCGAGCGATTTCGTTCCGCTCGCCCGCACCGGCACCTGCCCGATCGCCGCGGTCAAGCATCGGCGGCTGCCGATCTTCGGCCTGCAATTCCATCCGGAGGTGACGCACACTCCGCGCGGCACGAAAATCTTGGCGAACTTTCTTACGACCGTTTGCGGCTGCGCCGGCACCTGGCGGCTCGGCGAATTCGCCGAGGAAACGATCGCGCGGGTCCGAGAGCAAGTCGGTGACCGACGCGTGATCTGCGGGCTGTCCGGGGGCGTCGATTCGTCGGTCGTGGCGGCGCTTCTCTATCGGGCGATCGGGCCGCAGTTGTCGTGCATCCTGGTCGATAACGGCTTGCTGCGCAAGGACGAGGCCGAATCAGTGATTCGTGAGTTCACCACTCATTTTCGCACCGATCTGCACGTCGTGCAGGCCGAGGAAAAGTTCCTCACGGCACTCGCCGGCGAAACCAACCCGCAGGAGAAGCGCCGGCGGATCGGCCATGCCTTCATCGAATGCTTCACCGCCGAGGCGGCGCGGATCAAAGGCGCGCATTTTCTTGCCCAAGGGACACTGTATCCTGACGTGATCGAAAGCGGCGCCGCCCAGGACGGCCCCGCCGCCACGATCAAGCTCCATCACAACGTCGGCGGTCTGCCCGATAAACTGGGCTTCGAGCTGATCGAACCGCTCCGCGACCTGTTCAAGGACGAGGTGCGAAAGCTCGGGTTGCAGCTTGGCCTGCCGGAAGAGATCGTTTGGCGGCATCCGTTCCCTGGGCCAGGGCTGGCCGTCCGCTGCATAGGCGAGGTGACGCGCGAGCGGCTCGACACGCTCCGCGACGCCGACGCGATCGTCGTGGACGAGATCAAGGCCGCCCGGCTCTATCGGCAGACCGCCCAAGTGTTTGCCGTGCTGCTTCCGGTGCAAAGCGTCGGCGTGATGGGGGACGCACGGACCTACGAAGACGTGATCGCCGTTCGCGCCGTGGAAACCGAAGACTTCATGACGGCCGACTGGAGCCATCTCCCCTACGAGCTACTGGCCCGCATCTCGACGCGGATCATCAACGAAGTGAAAGGCGTCAACCGCGTCGTCTACGACATCAGCTCGAAGCCCCCCGCGACGATCGAGTGGGAGTGA
- the thyX gene encoding FAD-dependent thymidylate synthase, whose product MAQSPQTTDLPGEMVDFRALRAIFDRRGSRYNGPMPTNAPQADALRWKKFPVLDDGFACLVDVMGDDQSVVQAARVSYGEGTRKVSDDRGLIRYLMRHRHSTPFEMAELKLLVRVPMDCWRQWIRHRTANVNEYSTRYSLAIDAAQATPPGEWRGQAATNRQGSGAPLDPAVGERLSAAERDFQGRARALYEERIEAGVAREQARKDLPLSTYTEAYWKIDLHNLLHFLALRMDSHAQFEIRSYATAIGQEILRPLFPLVWEAFVDYRLEAMFLSRLDRELIARLARRLAANGRPSATEEDFLAVQDPTWRDLTRCRERDECREKVVQLGLLTE is encoded by the coding sequence ATGGCTCAGTCCCCGCAGACGACCGATTTGCCGGGCGAAATGGTCGATTTCCGAGCGCTGCGGGCGATATTCGACCGCCGCGGGAGTCGGTACAATGGGCCAATGCCGACCAACGCTCCCCAAGCCGACGCCCTGCGATGGAAAAAGTTTCCGGTGCTCGACGACGGTTTCGCCTGTCTGGTCGACGTGATGGGGGACGATCAGTCAGTCGTACAAGCGGCGCGCGTGAGCTATGGGGAGGGAACGCGCAAGGTGTCGGATGATCGCGGGCTGATCCGTTATTTGATGCGGCATCGGCATTCGACGCCGTTCGAGATGGCCGAGTTGAAGCTGTTGGTGCGCGTGCCGATGGATTGCTGGCGGCAGTGGATTCGCCATCGAACGGCCAACGTGAACGAATACAGCACCCGCTATTCGCTGGCCATCGACGCCGCCCAGGCGACTCCTCCCGGCGAATGGCGCGGCCAGGCGGCTACCAACCGCCAAGGCAGCGGCGCGCCGTTGGACCCGGCAGTCGGCGAGCGGCTGTCGGCGGCGGAACGCGATTTTCAGGGTCGCGCGAGAGCGTTGTACGAGGAGCGAATCGAGGCCGGCGTCGCCCGCGAGCAAGCCCGCAAGGACCTCCCGCTTTCCACATATACCGAAGCCTATTGGAAAATCGATTTGCACAATCTGTTGCACTTCCTGGCACTGCGGATGGATAGCCACGCGCAGTTCGAGATCCGCAGCTACGCCACGGCCATTGGCCAGGAGATTCTCCGTCCGCTGTTTCCGCTGGTCTGGGAAGCGTTCGTCGATTACCGCCTTGAAGCGATGTTTTTGAGCCGGCTCGATCGGGAGTTGATTGCTCGCCTCGCTCGGCGTTTGGCGGCGAATGGACGGCCGTCCGCCACTGAAGAGGATTTTCTGGCGGTGCAG
- a CDS encoding circularly permuted type 2 ATP-grasp protein: MSLAISPRANPQQVDLFAGYQPLPGVYDEMFAAPGELRPQWRQFVTLLNAMGRVELGRRWEQAQRLIRENGVTYNVHGDAEGKDRPWELDAIPLLLPGDEWSALSTGLAQRARLLNLILADIYGPQTLVAGGHLPPELIFAHAGFLRPCHRIHVPDQTFLSLYAAHLARSAETGNWVVLSDRTQSPLGAGYAVENRIVISRMLPNKYRDCRVERLASFFISVREALHGLAAHHRENPWIVLLSPGPASPTYFEDAYLARYLGYTLVEGGDLTVRDQRVYLKTLGGLIQVDVILRRVPDDHCDPLELRGGSRAGVPGLLQAVRGGNVVVANALGSGLLEAPALLAFFPRLARHLIGEELRIPSVATWWCGQPAELTHVLENIEQLVIKPAFSLARTRPIVGGQLSRGELTELIERIKARPRNYVGQQWVTRSTAPVMANGGVQPWHVALRAFLVAADGSYQVMPGGLTRVSAAGDRLGDSMLAGEGSKDVWVLSEGPVAPVSLLQSPETPVPLRRSGNDLPSRVADNLYWLGRHVERAEGAVRLLRSIVLRLAGESDPANLPELTSLLHALAEQGQIRPEFIVYAGGKETPIVDREILAFIFDPQRAGSLRSTVDSVRHVASIVRDRISLDSWRILNRVEQDFLSIQTTAAVQLSDVLSMLNQMIVDLSAFSGVGTESMTRGPGWRFLDMGRRIERAQHTISLLRSTLVADGHDENPVLEALLEIADSSMTYRNRYLTTLRLAPVLDLLMTDETNPRSVGFQLVALSGHVENLPRDQAEPLFTAEQRTMLGALASLRLADVAQLSQLDREGSRRHLDRLLSRLAQQLRALSDGISHKYLVHAGPSRQLAEIRPSAGAKYEVGRTKDEV; this comes from the coding sequence ATGAGCCTGGCTATCTCTCCCCGAGCCAATCCGCAACAGGTCGATCTGTTCGCGGGGTATCAGCCGCTGCCGGGCGTTTATGACGAAATGTTCGCGGCGCCTGGCGAACTTCGGCCGCAATGGCGGCAATTTGTCACGTTATTGAATGCGATGGGGCGGGTCGAGTTGGGCCGGAGGTGGGAGCAGGCCCAGCGGTTGATCCGGGAGAATGGCGTCACGTACAACGTGCACGGCGACGCGGAGGGAAAGGATCGCCCGTGGGAACTCGACGCGATTCCCCTCTTGCTACCCGGCGATGAATGGAGCGCGCTCTCGACAGGTCTGGCGCAGCGAGCGCGGTTGCTGAACCTGATCCTCGCCGATATTTATGGCCCGCAGACGCTTGTGGCCGGTGGGCATCTGCCGCCAGAATTGATATTCGCTCATGCGGGATTTCTCCGCCCCTGCCATCGAATCCATGTTCCGGATCAGACGTTCTTGAGCCTCTACGCCGCCCATTTGGCTCGTTCGGCCGAAACCGGAAATTGGGTGGTTCTCTCCGATCGCACACAATCTCCGTTGGGAGCCGGTTACGCTGTCGAAAACCGGATCGTGATTTCGCGGATGCTGCCGAATAAGTATCGCGATTGCCGGGTGGAGCGGCTGGCGTCGTTCTTCATTTCGGTTCGCGAAGCGCTGCACGGTCTGGCGGCGCATCATCGAGAGAACCCGTGGATCGTTTTGCTCAGCCCCGGCCCGGCCAGCCCGACCTACTTCGAAGACGCCTATCTGGCCCGTTATCTGGGCTACACGCTCGTGGAAGGGGGCGACCTCACGGTTCGCGATCAGCGCGTTTATCTTAAGACGCTGGGGGGGCTGATTCAGGTCGACGTCATCCTGCGCCGCGTGCCCGACGACCATTGCGATCCACTCGAGTTGCGCGGCGGTTCGCGGGCCGGAGTGCCGGGATTGTTGCAGGCGGTCCGCGGCGGCAATGTCGTGGTGGCCAATGCCCTGGGGAGCGGCCTGCTCGAAGCGCCAGCGCTGTTGGCATTCTTTCCGCGGCTTGCGCGACATCTCATCGGCGAGGAGTTGCGGATTCCGTCGGTGGCCACCTGGTGGTGCGGCCAGCCCGCCGAACTGACTCACGTGCTCGAGAACATCGAGCAACTCGTGATCAAGCCGGCGTTCTCGCTCGCGCGAACACGGCCGATCGTCGGCGGGCAACTCTCGCGCGGCGAGTTGACGGAACTGATCGAACGGATCAAGGCCCGGCCGCGGAATTACGTGGGTCAACAGTGGGTCACGCGCTCGACAGCTCCCGTGATGGCCAACGGCGGAGTGCAGCCCTGGCACGTGGCCTTGCGGGCGTTCCTCGTCGCGGCCGACGGGTCTTACCAAGTCATGCCCGGCGGGTTGACTCGCGTTTCGGCGGCCGGCGATCGCTTGGGAGATTCGATGCTGGCGGGCGAAGGGAGCAAGGACGTGTGGGTGCTCTCCGAGGGACCGGTGGCGCCGGTCAGTTTGCTGCAATCTCCCGAAACGCCCGTTCCGCTGCGACGCAGCGGCAACGATCTGCCGAGCCGCGTGGCAGACAATCTCTATTGGCTGGGGCGGCACGTGGAGCGGGCCGAAGGGGCCGTCCGACTGCTGCGGAGCATCGTGCTGCGTTTGGCGGGCGAATCCGATCCGGCAAACTTGCCGGAACTGACCTCGCTCTTACACGCTTTGGCCGAGCAGGGACAAATCCGCCCCGAATTCATCGTCTACGCGGGGGGGAAGGAGACGCCGATCGTCGATCGCGAAATCCTGGCGTTCATTTTCGATCCACAGCGCGCCGGCAGCCTCCGTTCGACGGTTGACTCGGTGCGGCACGTCGCCTCCATTGTCCGCGACCGAATTTCGCTCGATAGCTGGCGCATCTTGAACCGCGTCGAGCAGGACTTCCTTTCGATCCAAACCACCGCCGCGGTCCAGTTGAGCGACGTGCTTTCGATGCTCAACCAGATGATCGTCGACCTCTCGGCCTTTAGCGGCGTGGGGACGGAAAGCATGACTCGCGGCCCCGGCTGGCGGTTCCTCGATATGGGCCGGCGCATCGAGCGCGCGCAGCACACGATCAGCTTGCTGCGCAGCACGCTTGTCGCCGACGGCCACGACGAGAACCCGGTGCTCGAAGCACTTCTGGAAATTGCCGACAGCTCGATGACCTATCGCAACCGTTATCTCACGACGCTGCGACTTGCGCCGGTGCTCGATCTATTGATGACCGACGAGACGAACCCGCGTTCGGTCGGGTTCCAACTTGTCGCGCTCTCCGGGCATGTGGAAAACCTGCCGCGAGATCAAGCCGAGCCGTTGTTTACCGCCGAGCAGAGAACGATGCTGGGCGCCCTGGCAAGCTTGCGACTGGCCGACGTCGCTCAACTCAGCCAGTTGGATCGCGAAGGATCGCGCCGCCATCTCGATCGTTTGCTAAGTCGGCTTGCGCAACAGTTGCGTGCGCTTTCCGATGGCATTTCGCACAAATACCTTGTTCACGCCGGCCCGTCGCGGCAGCTCGCGGAGATCCGACCAAGCGCAGGCGCGAAGTACGAAGTAGGAAGAACGAAGGACGAAGTATGA
- a CDS encoding MFS transporter, with translation MPSETSESLLKSRSYIGLLLAQFLAAFNDQAIHFVAIFYAGDMLVRYVGTKHIDEKAVVTIVTACFISPFFFFSPLAGVLADKFSKRAIIVFWKYAEIAITGVALVGFLLPHAAGWGWASPQTLAVLGAALVVAAVFMMGTHSAFFIPAKYGIMPEILSTSVLSRGNGLLEGTSFTANILGTAFGGFCYAALKSRILDSGELEPGKEWLIGVVLLGLAMVGTLAARFIARIPAAAPDQPLIWQPWIPLKSSFAVLRCSRPLVLATVGIAFFTFMTLFLRQTLIFQGESAKDYHEYFQRRKTERVIRDKVAERARERAAEEAALSDDANSAGPSPSGTATDDFINPADVIPEASPAQRAELRIAMLAALVGLGVGIGCAAAGMLSGDRIELGLVPIGAVLMFLLTLALAGAIPVGRGESEWPTRLFLILVGIAAGLYIVPLYTVLQHRAPKESKGSLVAMSNFLNVSGGLVAIGVFYFLTYAFQSLFRLNLSREDAKISFEKLSQYVNQLQLQLRIPPLLFLAASLITLVMMLLLCFARPDFVLRTFSWFRVPGRRRLHAVGLSNVPADGHIILATNCHGLDQWLQVLSAIDRGMRFVIRDGASRNGEGNDRFLESVARGLRVLIPEPTSTNGRDWEKLVDNGATTLEAGSLIGLALDCPETKNEADLLLQELQSRVPSEVLPVYCGAGPTGHAALHHTAWRPIVAVGKPLPFGATPDQIRAAIHGLGEGVVPLTPTRSSRGASS, from the coding sequence ATGCCGAGCGAAACCTCCGAGAGTCTGCTGAAATCGCGGAGTTATATCGGGCTGCTCTTGGCCCAGTTTCTGGCCGCCTTCAACGATCAGGCGATCCACTTCGTCGCAATTTTTTACGCCGGCGACATGCTGGTGCGCTATGTCGGCACGAAGCACATCGACGAAAAGGCGGTTGTGACGATCGTCACGGCCTGCTTCATCTCACCGTTCTTCTTCTTCTCTCCTCTGGCCGGCGTGCTGGCCGACAAGTTCAGCAAGCGGGCGATCATCGTTTTCTGGAAATACGCCGAGATCGCGATTACAGGCGTGGCGCTGGTAGGTTTTCTCCTGCCGCATGCCGCCGGCTGGGGCTGGGCCAGCCCGCAAACGCTGGCCGTGCTCGGGGCTGCGCTCGTGGTGGCGGCGGTGTTCATGATGGGAACCCATAGCGCGTTTTTCATTCCCGCCAAATACGGGATTATGCCGGAGATTCTTAGCACCTCGGTCCTCTCGCGCGGCAACGGGCTATTGGAGGGGACGAGCTTCACGGCGAATATTCTCGGCACGGCGTTCGGCGGTTTTTGCTACGCGGCGCTCAAATCCAGAATTCTCGATAGCGGCGAGCTTGAGCCTGGCAAGGAATGGCTCATCGGAGTCGTCTTGCTGGGGTTGGCGATGGTCGGGACTCTTGCGGCGCGCTTCATCGCGCGCATTCCGGCCGCCGCGCCCGACCAACCTCTGATCTGGCAGCCCTGGATTCCCTTGAAGTCGAGCTTCGCGGTGCTGCGCTGCTCGCGGCCGCTCGTGCTGGCCACCGTTGGAATCGCCTTTTTCACCTTCATGACGCTGTTCTTGCGGCAAACGTTGATCTTTCAGGGCGAGTCCGCGAAGGATTACCACGAGTATTTTCAACGTCGCAAGACCGAACGAGTGATTCGAGACAAGGTGGCTGAACGCGCCCGCGAACGCGCGGCGGAGGAGGCGGCACTCAGCGACGATGCGAATTCGGCAGGACCTAGCCCGTCGGGAACCGCCACGGATGATTTCATCAATCCCGCGGACGTCATCCCTGAGGCCAGTCCGGCTCAGCGCGCCGAGCTTCGAATCGCAATGTTGGCGGCGCTTGTCGGACTCGGCGTGGGCATCGGCTGCGCCGCTGCTGGAATGCTCTCCGGTGATCGGATCGAGTTGGGACTAGTTCCGATCGGCGCGGTCCTCATGTTCTTGCTAACCTTGGCGTTGGCCGGCGCGATTCCCGTCGGCCGCGGCGAATCGGAATGGCCAACCCGGCTCTTTTTGATCCTGGTCGGCATTGCGGCGGGACTCTACATCGTGCCGCTGTACACGGTTCTCCAACATCGGGCTCCAAAGGAGAGTAAGGGAAGCCTGGTGGCGATGAGCAATTTCCTCAACGTCAGCGGCGGACTGGTGGCGATCGGCGTGTTTTATTTCTTGACATACGCCTTTCAGTCGTTATTTAGGCTGAATTTGAGTCGGGAGGATGCGAAGATCTCCTTCGAAAAGTTGTCGCAGTATGTCAATCAGCTTCAATTGCAACTGCGAATACCGCCCCTGCTGTTTCTCGCGGCAAGCCTGATCACGTTGGTGATGATGCTACTGCTCTGCTTCGCTCGGCCCGATTTCGTATTGCGGACGTTTTCTTGGTTTCGCGTGCCGGGCCGGCGACGGCTGCACGCCGTCGGGCTTTCCAATGTGCCGGCCGACGGCCACATCATTCTCGCGACCAATTGCCACGGCCTGGATCAGTGGCTTCAAGTGCTCTCGGCCATCGACCGCGGCATGCGATTCGTCATACGCGACGGTGCATCGCGAAACGGCGAGGGCAACGATCGATTCCTCGAATCGGTCGCGCGAGGGCTGCGTGTGCTCATTCCCGAGCCGACGTCGACCAATGGGCGCGATTGGGAAAAGTTGGTCGACAACGGTGCGACGACGCTCGAGGCGGGGAGCCTGATCGGACTGGCCCTTGACTGTCCGGAGACCAAGAACGAAGCCGATTTGCTTTTGCAGGAACTTCAATCGCGAGTGCCCTCGGAGGTCCTGCCGGTTTACTGCGGCGCCGGTCCGACCGGGCACGCGGCGCTGCACCACACCGCCTGGCGACCGATCGTCGCCGTCGGCAAGCCGCTCCCCTTCGGCGCCACGCCGGATCAGATTCGCGCGGCGATTCACGGGCTGGGGGAAGGAGTCGTGCCGCTCACTCCCACTCGATCGTCGCGGGGGGCTTCGAGCTGA